One window from the genome of Epinephelus fuscoguttatus linkage group LG3, E.fuscoguttatus.final_Chr_v1 encodes:
- the tmem134 gene encoding transmembrane protein 134 isoform X2 encodes MATQFSIDDAFVLEGDEEGAVSDGEAEGWKGRDKDREGEMTFGPLSFSKPQTHPSPAATGSPEHSNLKYQNLENEDALGSNGNSSFNNFFKISDPATLSYCSSQWSFSTLSSVTQLSAHCCGWVSHPLVKKNRKVVLASFLLLITGVGVSSAIFFVPGFLLFIPGVYHVIYISCAVRGRRGFKLFYLPYFEK; translated from the exons atggcaacgcaGTTTAGTATCGATGATGCCTTTGTATTGGAGGGAGATGAGGAGGGAGCTGTGTCTgatggagaggcagagggatggaagggcagagacaaggacagagaaggagagatgacATTTggtcctctttctttctctaaaCCTCAGACTCATCCCTCACCTGCTGCTACTGGCTCCCCTGAACACAGTAACCTAAAGTATcag AATCTGGAAAATGAAGATGCCTTGGGCAGCAATGGAAATTCCTCTTTCAATAACTTCTTCAAAATCAG CGACCCTGCCACTCTGTCTTACTGCAGCTCTCAGTGGTCCTTCAGCACCTTGAGTTCTGTCACACAGCTTTCTGCACACTGCTGTGG GTGGGTGTCCCATCCGCTGGTGAAGAAAAACAGGAAAGTTGTTCTTGCTTCGTTCCTTCTCCTCATCACTGGAGTTG GTGTTTCAAGTGCTATTTTCTTTGTACCTGGATTCCTTCTCTTCATCCCTGGAG TGTACCATGTGATCTACATCAGCTGTGCAGTCCGTGGAAGAAGAGGCTTCAAATTGTTCTACCtaccttattttgaaaaatga
- the tmem134 gene encoding transmembrane protein 134 isoform X1 has product MATQFSIDDAFVLEGDEEGAVSDGEAEGWKGRDKDREGEMTFGPLSFSKPQTHPSPAATGSPEHSNLKYQNLENEDALGSNGNSSFNNFFKISDPATLSYCSSQWSFSTLSSVTQLSAHCCGWVSHPLVKKNRKVVLASFLLLITGVALIFTGIVIQLNPNAGVSSAIFFVPGFLLFIPGVYHVIYISCAVRGRRGFKLFYLPYFEK; this is encoded by the exons atggcaacgcaGTTTAGTATCGATGATGCCTTTGTATTGGAGGGAGATGAGGAGGGAGCTGTGTCTgatggagaggcagagggatggaagggcagagacaaggacagagaaggagagatgacATTTggtcctctttctttctctaaaCCTCAGACTCATCCCTCACCTGCTGCTACTGGCTCCCCTGAACACAGTAACCTAAAGTATcag AATCTGGAAAATGAAGATGCCTTGGGCAGCAATGGAAATTCCTCTTTCAATAACTTCTTCAAAATCAG CGACCCTGCCACTCTGTCTTACTGCAGCTCTCAGTGGTCCTTCAGCACCTTGAGTTCTGTCACACAGCTTTCTGCACACTGCTGTGG GTGGGTGTCCCATCCGCTGGTGAAGAAAAACAGGAAAGTTGTTCTTGCTTCGTTCCTTCTCCTCATCACTGGAGTTG CTCTTATTTTCACAGGTATTGTCATACAGCTGAATCCAAATGCAG GTGTTTCAAGTGCTATTTTCTTTGTACCTGGATTCCTTCTCTTCATCCCTGGAG TGTACCATGTGATCTACATCAGCTGTGCAGTCCGTGGAAGAAGAGGCTTCAAATTGTTCTACCtaccttattttgaaaaatga